The segment GTGACACAGACTGTTACTGCTCCTAAAGGTGAGGTTTCCTCTGCATTAGTGACCAAGTTAATTgatttgctgtttatttttaagGCCACACATTAAAGACATCTTTCAGAGTATTGCTGCCAAGGTTGGAACAGGAGAACCTTGCTGTGACTGGGTGAGTGCACAGTTAATGTGTAATGTATGTTTTTAACAGCACACGTTATGTCAGGTCATGATCTCACACATGCTGTGCAGGTTGGAGATGAGGGTGCCGGCCATTTTGTGAAAATGGTCCATAACGGCATTGAGTATGGAGACATGCAGCTGATCTGCGAGGCCTATCACCTGATGAAGGACGTTCTGGGCATGGACCACGATGAGATGGCACAGGTGaaccttttctctgtttctccatgtaaatattaaacaaaacgTGGCTGACTGTATTTGATCCCATAGGCTTTCGACAGCTGGAACAAAACGGAGCTGGACTCCTTCCTGATTGAGATCACAGCCAACATCCTTAAATACAGGGACTCTGATGGTACACATCTGCTGCCTAAGATTCGGGACAGTGCGGGACAGAAAGGCACAGGGAAGTGGACAGCCATTTCAGCCCTCGAGTATGGCACACCTGTCACTTTGATCGgtaagaggaagaaaagatgtTGCAGACAAGGAAGTTTCTTATTTCCACTTCTCTTTCACCGCTTCACTGCTTTCAGTAAACTCTATTCCTCGTGAGAATATGATAAAAGACATTGCATCACAGCCCTTGTTGTGCTAGTACCTCAACATGATCTATGTGTTTGTCTGTAAGAAGATTGAAGGCTTTTCTACCGGCCTGCTCATCTCAAGTGACATAAGGGGGATTTGGCTTTGGCCTTTGCTGTAACTGTTTCATTCAAACAGCCATGGACAAGTAGAAAGATCACTAACAGGTGTGAAAAGGTGCTCAGATACACACATATGTTAAAAGGTTTGTAGCATGAACCCCTCAACGCTGttaagaaaaatgttaaaaatgatgttgTGAGCACGGATCCCGTTGTGATAGAGAGCGATACAAAAGGCTTTGTTGTGTGAGTACACAGCTGGTCTGTACAATGGGTATGGCTGGGTGTTTGACCCGACAGGGATAACATTCCTCTCTTGGCCAGTTCACCAGACCGCTCCTCTCAAACTATTGCATCACTTAGCTGTGCAGTTTTTAGCAAGTCATGCTGACCAGACAGGTTTTCTTCCTCATCTTGATACCTTTTAtcctgctgattttttttttaatgcctacaTTTTTAATGGAATCATAAATTCTGCTGAGTCATGCTGATGCATTGAAATGATCCCAATGTTAGCATAGTGTTGCTGTGGCTTTCAAATCAAACATGATAATTTGTTATGTGAGGTTTCAGCAGATCTGAATGATGGTCTAgaagctctctgtgtgtgtggggctgaaTGAATGTGATGTACACTGAGAGCTGACTGTGTTGCTCTTTCTGTCTCAGGGGAGGCTGTCTTTGCCAGATGTCTGTCCTCTCTAAAGGATGAAAGAGTGGAGGCCAGCCGCAGCCTTTCAGGTCCACGGGGTGTCAAATTCAGCGGGGACAAGGCTGTCTTCCTGGAGGACATTAGAAAGGTAGATCACACTTTATGGTGGACATTGTACAACCAATGAAGAGGAGCCCCTGCTTTGCTGTAGCTAGTCTGAAGAGGATCCTGAGATCTTTTTAGCTGGATACATGTCTTTTTTAACCCTAAACCTGAAAGTCCAGCAGCAGGATTAAAATGCATGCTttagaaaaaaatctaaaattacAACTTAGCCCTTCAATGCATGACGCTTAATGACGATGCCACTGCAGTTCTGTCAAAAACTACATAATACAATATTACCAGAACTAAGTGGACTAACAATACTTCTGTTAAAAACCAACAGTTCTGCAGTCATGACAGAAATGTAGTGATATATTTGCAGGCTTTCTGACACGTATGTACAGAGTGATTAAACAtgacaaagcagcagtgaaTAAACACTGACTGCTGTTGCAATTCAGCAGTCCACTTTTTCACCTGTGCTCACCATGCTGTGAGGAAAGACACCCTCCTCTAGTGTTGCCACTTTGTCCTTGTGAACCCTGAGCTCTTCACACTGCGATAGTAAGCTTTGATTCATGCTGTTCTACATTCACTGATTTATCAATCATTCTTTAATTCCAGGCCCTCTATGCTTCCAAGATCATCTCCTACGCACAGGGATTCATGCTGCTGCGACAGGCAGCCAAAGAGTTCTCCTGGACGCTCAATTATGGCGCCATCGCTCTGATGTGGAGAGGAGGCTGCATCATCCGAAGGTTCTTTTACACTCATTTCACATGCTCACCTCACTGCTAGCTTGTGCAAAGTTCTTTAACAGTGATGGTGAAAAATGTGGTCAGGCTGTCTTCATGTGAAAACAGGAAATTGAAGAAGTTTTGTTGTAACACGGTTTTTAAAAAAGCTTTAAGACAACTTCTTTACACCTGTATTAAACTCTATTGTTGTGCCATGCAGGAAATTATCATGGCCCTGTGGTGCAATGCTAGAGTTTGAACCAGATATAAAATCTATAAAACCACATTGAGAGAAAAATGAGGAAGCTATGATTTGAGTCACTGGTTTGCCACATATATTGTGTAAATTAAACAGAACACCCAGTATGACTTGCAGTTTTAAGCAGTTGTTTCTCTGTCGCCACGGTTTGCTAACACTGCTGTCTCCCCTCCTCACCAGTGTATTCCTGGGTAAAATCAAAGAAGCATTTGACCGGGACTCCGAGCTACAGAACCTGCTGCTGGACACTTTCTTCAGTAATGCTGTACAAGACTGTCAGGTATGAGGAAGGAGGAAGTGGACAAACTCCAACCTGCAATACCCACAttgacaaagacacaaaacaagtgAAGAAACTGCACTACCTGTTTATGTAATCACTAGCATGAGGAAAGAACACAGAGAGCACCATGATGATCCACCAGATACTGAGCAGTCATGGTTTACActgtctgtcttctcttttcCTGCGATAAAATCAAAGCAGATAGTGACTCTGCTTGTGTAAACAACTATACAACTAAATTAACCCTACGGTACTAGATTTGCCCCTATTAAAGAATTTTTCCCTCATGACAACATTGGTGTTACTGAACACACCGTATATTTATAAAACACAAGATGTTTGTTAGTCAGGTCTTAGCTGAGGCCCTCATTGTGCCAGCCGCAGTCTATgctgtgcttgtttgtgtgtgcagattaGCTTACTGCCACTATATGAGACTTTGTCGATACCCCAATAAccttattagtttggttgcctagcaacctagCCATCATCTTATCACCTGAAATCTGACTGCTGCTTAAATTCATAATAGTAGCATCTgctgttccactattactatacAGATTtactctaaaatgtaattaGTTCCATTGACAAAAACATTATAAAGCTGCTCATCAGTTTTATGTCCTCCTTTAGGAGTCATGGCGCAGAACAGTCAGCACTGGAGTCCAGCACGGCATCCCGTTGCCCTGCTTCACCACAGCTCTGTCCTTCTATGACGGTTACAGGCATGATATGCTGCCTGCCAACCTCCTTCAGGTAAGGAAAGCTGTGGACCACTGAGCTTATGGTGTTGACGTGTATCAGATTAAAAAGATCACGTGtagctgtgagtgttttgttgGGATGTACGGGCTTAAAGGTCTTGATAGTGTGTACATCTATCAGTTTTACTCTGCTGTTCTTGTACAGATTGGTCAAATATGCCAATATTGATCAAGTTAGAATTGCAAATAGAAGTTTTAAATTGTGAGGATTTGCTGAGTTTTATTTGATAAGAGTACAAACATAGCACATAAAACACTAACA is part of the Parambassis ranga chromosome 7, fParRan2.1, whole genome shotgun sequence genome and harbors:
- the pgd gene encoding 6-phosphogluconate dehydrogenase, decarboxylating isoform X1, which codes for MAKADIALIGLAVMGQNLIMNMNDHGFVVCAYNRTVSKVHDFLQNEAKGSKVIGAESLEDMVSKLKKPRRIILLVKAGQAVDDFIDKLVPLLEPGDIIIDGGNSEYRDTTRRCKSLQEKGLLFVGSGVSGGEEGARYGPSLMPGGHKEAWPHIKDIFQSIAAKVGTGEPCCDWVGDEGAGHFVKMVHNGIEYGDMQLICEAYHLMKDVLGMDHDEMAQAFDSWNKTELDSFLIEITANILKYRDSDGTHLLPKIRDSAGQKGTGKWTAISALEYGTPVTLIGEAVFARCLSSLKDERVEASRSLSGPRGVKFSGDKAVFLEDIRKALYASKIISYAQGFMLLRQAAKEFSWTLNYGAIALMWRGGCIIRSVFLGKIKEAFDRDSELQNLLLDTFFSNAVQDCQESWRRTVSTGVQHGIPLPCFTTALSFYDGYRHDMLPANLLQAQRDYFGAHTYELLSNPGHFIHTNWTGHGGNVSSSSYNA